One Acinetobacter colistiniresistens DNA segment encodes these proteins:
- a CDS encoding TMEM165/GDT1 family protein: MYEFLISTSIVALAEMGDKTQLLALLLAARFRKPIPILIAILLATTINHGISAVLGQWITTVLSPEVLLWILALGFIGMAIWMLIPDELGDETENINKWQKFGVFGATFILFFLAEIGDKTQIATVALAARFDSVFWVMLGTTFGMMLANAPAVFIGDKLADKLPISLIHKIGAAIFLIVGVSALVQHYFL; the protein is encoded by the coding sequence ATGTATGAATTTCTCATCTCGACTTCAATTGTTGCCCTCGCTGAAATGGGCGATAAAACGCAATTACTTGCACTCTTGCTTGCAGCACGGTTCCGTAAACCGATTCCGATTTTAATTGCCATCTTACTGGCCACTACGATTAACCATGGTATTTCTGCTGTTTTAGGGCAATGGATTACCACAGTACTCAGTCCTGAAGTTTTGTTATGGATTTTGGCGCTTGGTTTCATTGGGATGGCGATCTGGATGCTGATTCCAGATGAGTTGGGTGATGAAACGGAAAACATCAATAAATGGCAGAAATTTGGGGTCTTTGGCGCCACCTTTATTCTGTTTTTCCTGGCTGAAATTGGTGATAAAACCCAGATTGCGACCGTCGCTTTAGCAGCACGTTTCGACAGTGTGTTTTGGGTGATGTTGGGCACTACCTTCGGTATGATGCTTGCCAATGCCCCTGCCGTGTTTATTGGTGATAAATTAGCTGATAAATTACCGATTTCATTGATTCATAAAATTGGGGCTGCAATTTTCTTGATCGTTGGTGTTTCAGCTTTGGTACAACACTATTTCCTTTAA
- a CDS encoding MBL fold metallo-hydrolase — protein MSFERTTSQILFDNGTHKCISFTSLVKGEGIQANQFLIIDHERAAVLDPGGDLTYVPLTMELNRYTKLKNLDYVMASHQDPDIITSMPRWLVYTDAKVVASKLWARFLPHLNSAFMSDRMKGDWEERLIELSDTGQIIALGESSIVAVPAHFLHSVGNFQFYDPTAKILFSGDMGASIVEDASVPMTDFEAHIQKMKGFHQRYMCSNKVIRLWVNMVRQMDVEMIVPQHGTAFVGKDMINQFLDWIETLECGVDLMNEYVFSLPTAMS, from the coding sequence ATGAGTTTTGAGCGGACAACATCGCAAATATTATTTGATAATGGGACACATAAATGCATTAGTTTTACCAGTTTGGTGAAAGGGGAAGGTATCCAGGCCAATCAATTTTTAATTATTGATCATGAGCGTGCCGCTGTTCTGGATCCAGGTGGTGATCTCACCTATGTGCCTTTAACTATGGAACTCAATCGCTACACCAAACTAAAAAATCTGGATTATGTGATGGCCTCGCATCAAGATCCTGACATCATTACCTCAATGCCGCGCTGGTTGGTGTATACCGATGCCAAAGTGGTGGCATCCAAGTTGTGGGCGCGTTTTCTTCCTCATTTGAATTCAGCTTTTATGAGTGACCGTATGAAGGGCGATTGGGAAGAGCGCTTGATTGAATTGTCAGATACAGGACAGATTATTGCTTTGGGCGAATCCAGTATTGTGGCTGTCCCTGCGCATTTCCTGCATTCGGTAGGAAACTTTCAGTTTTATGATCCGACCGCAAAAATTCTGTTTTCGGGGGATATGGGGGCTTCGATCGTCGAAGATGCCAGTGTGCCGATGACTGATTTTGAAGCACATATTCAAAAGATGAAAGGCTTCCACCAGCGCTATATGTGTTCCAATAAGGTGATTCGTTTATGGGTCAATATGGTGCGACAAATGGATGTGGAGATGATTGTACCGCAGCATGGTACGGCTTTTGTCGGGAAGGACATGATCAATCAATTTTTAGATTGGATTGAAACATTGGAATGTGGTGTGGACTTGATGAATGAATATGTTTTTAGTTTGCCCACTGCGATGAGTTAA
- the guaB gene encoding IMP dehydrogenase gives MLTIVQEALTFDDVLLLPAYSTVLPKDVSLKTRLTRGIQLNIPLVSAAMDTVTESRMAIAMAQNGGIGILHKNMDIAAQAAEVRRVKKFEAGMVKDPITVTPETTVRELIAITQANNISGVPVVKDGKVVGIVTGRDTRFETNLEQPVSNIMTGQDRLVTVREGESKENIQALLQKHRIEKVLVVGENHELKGLITVTDFRKAESYPNSCKDDLGRLRVGAAVGTGAETPSRVEALVEAGVDAIVVDTAHGHSAGVIERVRWVKQNFPQVQVIGGNIATGDAALALLDAGADAVKVGIGPGSICTTRIVAGIGMPQISAIDSVANALKDQIPLIADGGIRFSGDMAKAIGAGASTIMVGSLLAGTEEAPGEVEFFQGRYYKAYRGMGSLGAMAGASGSADRYFQDAKAGAEKLVPEGIEGRVPYKGPMGNIVHQMMGGLRSSMGYTGSSVIEDLRQNAKFVKITSAGMSESHVHDVTITKEAPNYRVG, from the coding sequence ATGCTGACCATCGTTCAAGAAGCGTTAACCTTCGATGATGTCTTATTACTTCCTGCCTACTCAACTGTTCTCCCAAAAGATGTCTCCCTAAAGACACGTTTAACTCGCGGAATTCAACTTAATATCCCTCTCGTCTCTGCTGCAATGGATACCGTGACTGAGTCACGCATGGCAATTGCAATGGCACAAAATGGTGGTATTGGTATTTTGCACAAAAACATGGATATCGCAGCACAAGCCGCTGAAGTCCGTCGTGTGAAAAAATTCGAAGCGGGTATGGTGAAAGATCCAATTACGGTCACCCCTGAAACCACAGTTCGTGAGCTAATTGCGATTACCCAAGCGAATAATATTAGCGGTGTACCAGTTGTAAAAGATGGCAAAGTGGTCGGAATCGTGACAGGTCGTGATACACGCTTTGAAACGAATCTTGAGCAGCCTGTAAGTAATATCATGACAGGTCAGGATCGCCTCGTGACTGTGCGTGAAGGCGAGTCGAAAGAAAATATCCAAGCATTATTGCAAAAACACCGTATTGAAAAAGTATTGGTGGTTGGTGAAAACCATGAGCTGAAAGGCTTGATTACGGTCACTGACTTCCGTAAAGCTGAAAGTTACCCAAACAGCTGCAAAGATGATTTGGGCCGTTTACGTGTGGGTGCTGCAGTGGGTACTGGTGCTGAAACACCAAGCCGCGTAGAAGCTTTAGTGGAAGCAGGTGTTGATGCGATTGTGGTCGATACTGCACATGGTCACTCTGCTGGTGTGATCGAACGTGTCCGCTGGGTGAAACAAAACTTCCCGCAAGTACAAGTGATTGGCGGAAACATTGCAACAGGTGATGCAGCTTTGGCATTACTTGATGCAGGTGCAGATGCGGTTAAAGTGGGTATTGGCCCTGGTTCGATCTGTACCACGCGTATTGTGGCAGGTATCGGTATGCCGCAGATCTCTGCGATTGATAGCGTCGCCAATGCACTGAAAGATCAAATCCCGTTGATTGCAGATGGCGGCATTCGTTTTTCTGGTGATATGGCGAAAGCGATTGGTGCAGGTGCGAGCACGATTATGGTCGGTTCACTGCTTGCAGGAACTGAAGAAGCACCAGGTGAAGTTGAGTTCTTCCAAGGCCGTTACTATAAAGCTTATCGTGGTATGGGTTCATTGGGTGCAATGGCAGGTGCATCGGGTTCTGCTGACCGTTATTTCCAAGACGCTAAAGCGGGTGCGGAAAAGTTAGTACCGGAAGGCATCGAAGGCCGGGTGCCATACAAAGGACCAATGGGCAATATCGTCCATCAAATGATGGGTGGCTTACGTTCATCAATGGGTTATACCGGTTCATCTGTGATTGAAGATCTTCGTCAAAATGCAAAATTTGTGAAAATTACTTCAGCCGGAATGTCAGAATCACATGTCCATGACGTTACGATTACCAAAGAAGCACCAAATTACCGTGTCGGTTAA
- the glmM gene encoding phosphoglucosamine mutase, which yields MSYFGTDGIRGKFGQMPITPEFALKLGFAAGTVLKRNSPKNKPIVVLGKDTRLSGYILEAALQAGLNAAGVYVHLLGPLPTPAIAHLTRALHAHAGIVISASHNPYFDNGIKFFSSEGKKLPNALQDEINQELEREIVIDDTAHLGKSVRVKDANGRYIEFCKSTFPYHFDLRNLKIVVDCANGAAYSVGPSVFRELGAKVIPLFNEPDGLNINENCGSTHPEQLRKAVFEHEADLGIAFDGDADRVVMVAKNGQLIDGDHILYILATQAQNKPEGVVGTVMSNMALELALQKAEVGFVRAKVGDRYVLQALEENAWVTGAEPSGHILTLDKSTTGDAIIAALQVLTVMVEQGKALHELVEGFVLFPQVLVNVRLQHMIDPYSIPALVAEFEKAEQQLKGRGRLLIRKSGTEPMIRVMVEGDQQQEVEALAHHLADAVRAHAQAA from the coding sequence ATGAGTTATTTTGGTACTGATGGAATTCGCGGTAAATTTGGGCAAATGCCAATTACGCCAGAATTCGCATTAAAACTAGGCTTTGCTGCAGGAACAGTATTAAAAAGAAATAGCCCTAAAAATAAACCGATTGTGGTGCTGGGAAAAGACACGCGTTTATCTGGCTATATTTTGGAAGCGGCTTTACAGGCAGGACTGAATGCAGCAGGTGTGTATGTGCATTTATTGGGTCCATTGCCAACCCCTGCAATTGCGCATTTAACTCGTGCACTGCATGCACATGCTGGAATCGTCATTTCAGCATCCCATAATCCTTATTTTGATAATGGGATTAAATTTTTCTCTAGTGAAGGCAAAAAATTACCAAATGCTTTACAAGATGAAATTAATCAAGAACTTGAGCGAGAGATTGTGATTGATGATACGGCTCACTTAGGTAAGAGTGTTCGTGTTAAAGATGCCAATGGCCGTTATATTGAGTTTTGTAAATCGACCTTTCCTTACCATTTTGACTTACGTAATTTAAAAATCGTGGTGGATTGTGCCAATGGTGCAGCTTATAGCGTAGGACCATCGGTATTCCGTGAGTTAGGTGCCAAAGTTATTCCATTATTTAATGAACCAGATGGTTTAAATATTAATGAAAATTGTGGTTCAACCCATCCAGAGCAGTTAAGAAAGGCTGTGTTTGAACATGAGGCAGATCTCGGTATTGCCTTTGATGGTGATGCGGATCGCGTGGTGATGGTGGCCAAAAATGGTCAGTTGATTGATGGTGACCATATCCTGTATATCCTTGCAACGCAGGCACAAAATAAGCCAGAAGGTGTTGTGGGGACGGTGATGAGCAATATGGCATTGGAACTGGCTTTGCAAAAAGCAGAGGTGGGTTTTGTCCGCGCCAAAGTGGGTGACCGCTATGTGTTACAAGCACTGGAAGAAAATGCTTGGGTAACGGGTGCTGAGCCTTCAGGACATATCTTGACCCTAGATAAGAGCACCACCGGTGATGCAATTATTGCGGCTTTACAAGTGCTCACGGTGATGGTTGAGCAGGGTAAAGCGTTACATGAATTGGTTGAAGGTTTTGTACTCTTCCCTCAGGTGTTGGTCAATGTTCGTCTGCAACACATGATTGATCCCTATTCCATCCCAGCGTTGGTTGCCGAGTTTGAAAAGGCTGAACAGCAACTGAAAGGTCGTGGCCGATTGTTGATTCGTAAGTCAGGTACCGAGCCTATGATTCGTGTCATGGTTGAAGGTGACCAGCAACAAGAAGTTGAAGCTTTGGCTCATCATCTGGCTGATGCGGTACGTGCTCACGCTCAGGCTGCTTAA
- the pdxH gene encoding pyridoxamine 5'-phosphate oxidase yields MSDVIKDLSELRLSYEQGELHEDQVSGQPHLQFLNWFNHALTAHLHEPYAMSLATANRQGRAHVRTVLLRGATEAGYDFYTNYDSQKGLDLAENPYAELLFYWPSLERQVRIGGKVIKISEQESTDYYHKRPRDSQIAAHISTPQSGVIESRELLQQRFQALQSQAQHELDKPEFWGGYRLEADYYEFWQGRPNRLHDRLSYEKQNGVWTIQRLMP; encoded by the coding sequence ATGAGTGATGTCATTAAAGACTTGAGTGAATTGCGATTGAGCTACGAGCAAGGTGAGTTACACGAAGACCAGGTGAGTGGCCAACCTCATTTGCAGTTTCTCAATTGGTTTAATCATGCGCTGACTGCTCATTTACATGAGCCTTATGCGATGTCCTTGGCAACCGCCAATCGACAAGGTCGTGCGCATGTGCGTACGGTGTTGTTGCGTGGCGCGACAGAAGCAGGTTATGACTTCTATACCAATTATGATAGCCAAAAAGGTTTAGATTTAGCTGAAAATCCCTATGCTGAACTGCTGTTTTACTGGCCAAGTCTAGAGCGTCAGGTGCGTATCGGGGGCAAAGTCATCAAGATTTCTGAACAAGAGTCAACGGATTATTACCATAAACGTCCGCGTGACAGTCAGATTGCGGCGCATATCAGTACCCCGCAAAGTGGCGTGATTGAAAGCCGTGAATTATTGCAACAGCGCTTTCAAGCGCTGCAAAGCCAAGCTCAACATGAACTGGATAAACCTGAATTCTGGGGCGGTTATCGCTTAGAAGCGGATTATTATGAGTTTTGGCAGGGCCGACCAAATCGCCTACATGACCGTTTAAGTTATGAAAAACAGAACGGTGTTTGGACTATACAACGTTTGATGCCATAA
- the recJ gene encoding single-stranded-DNA-specific exonuclease RecJ, which yields MTQIQIQKRPLLTRPEQFQGVPAFIAEILARRGVQSEQELELKLKYLLPPDLKGLEQAVVLIDQAIDQQKQIVIVGDYDADGATSTALMVLVLQDMGARVEYLVPDRFKYGYGLTPAIAELAKHSYHPDLLITVDNGISSHAGVETAQALGMQVIITDHHLTTKPTPSAEAVVNPNQLGCDFSSKALAGVGVAFYVLARLASTRSQQGKSSSKVTQYLDLVALGTYADVATLDYNNRILIDAGLKRIQQHQCRAGILALLDIAGRDAASLRAQDLGFVLGPRINAAGRMESMRIGIECLLAADMQTAYPIAQQLNQLNMERRQVESEMKQQALQALQHVQLETAHLPAALVMFDQQWHQGVIGIVAGRLKEQFHRPSLVFAPDEDGIHIKGSARSIDGIHIRDTIEQVAEQYPHLVSHFGGHAAAAGLTLKKEHFDEFKAVFIQSIAAMDEELFQATLWTDGELGDSALHLGTLDWIEQLGPWGQKFPLPQFEGHFKVIDYRWLKDQHLKLKLAVGSHSVDAIAFNAMDRFEFNPMLGYVDLVYTLERNVFNGNTSLQLQVAYLKQ from the coding sequence ATGACCCAGATTCAAATTCAAAAAAGACCCTTGCTGACACGCCCTGAACAGTTTCAGGGCGTGCCTGCTTTTATCGCTGAAATTTTAGCAAGACGCGGTGTTCAGTCAGAACAAGAACTAGAGTTGAAACTGAAGTATCTACTTCCGCCCGATTTAAAAGGTTTGGAGCAGGCGGTTGTCTTGATTGATCAAGCTATTGATCAACAAAAGCAGATCGTGATTGTCGGGGATTATGATGCAGATGGTGCAACCAGTACCGCTTTGATGGTTCTCGTGTTGCAAGACATGGGCGCCAGAGTGGAGTATTTGGTACCTGACCGTTTTAAATATGGTTATGGGCTCACGCCGGCAATTGCAGAACTGGCCAAGCACAGCTACCATCCCGATTTGTTGATTACCGTGGATAATGGCATTTCTAGCCATGCTGGGGTGGAAACGGCACAGGCATTAGGGATGCAGGTGATTATCACCGACCACCACTTAACCACCAAGCCGACACCGAGTGCCGAAGCGGTGGTTAATCCGAATCAGCTGGGTTGTGACTTTTCCAGCAAAGCCCTGGCTGGGGTGGGGGTTGCGTTTTATGTGTTGGCACGACTGGCCAGCACGCGCAGTCAGCAGGGTAAAAGTAGCAGCAAAGTAACGCAATACCTTGATCTGGTGGCTTTGGGTACCTATGCCGATGTGGCGACACTGGATTACAACAATCGTATCTTGATTGATGCAGGGCTAAAACGTATTCAGCAACATCAGTGTCGTGCAGGCATTTTAGCTTTATTGGATATTGCGGGGCGTGACGCCGCTAGTTTACGTGCGCAGGATTTAGGTTTCGTACTGGGCCCGCGTATTAATGCGGCGGGTCGGATGGAAAGTATGCGCATCGGGATTGAGTGTTTACTGGCTGCCGATATGCAAACAGCCTATCCGATTGCACAACAATTGAATCAGCTCAATATGGAACGCCGTCAAGTTGAATCGGAAATGAAGCAGCAAGCGTTGCAAGCACTGCAACATGTACAACTTGAAACAGCGCATTTACCTGCCGCCTTGGTGATGTTTGATCAACAATGGCACCAAGGGGTGATTGGGATTGTGGCGGGACGCTTAAAAGAACAGTTCCACCGGCCAAGTCTGGTGTTTGCGCCTGATGAAGATGGCATCCATATTAAAGGTTCAGCACGTTCGATTGATGGGATTCATATTCGGGACACCATTGAGCAGGTTGCGGAGCAATACCCGCATCTGGTCAGTCATTTTGGTGGCCACGCGGCGGCGGCAGGTTTGACGCTAAAAAAAGAGCACTTTGATGAATTCAAAGCGGTATTTATTCAGTCTATTGCTGCAATGGATGAGGAGTTGTTTCAAGCGACCTTATGGACCGATGGAGAATTGGGCGATTCAGCTTTGCATCTTGGAACCTTAGACTGGATTGAACAGCTTGGACCTTGGGGGCAAAAATTTCCCCTTCCTCAATTTGAGGGGCACTTTAAGGTAATTGATTATCGCTGGCTCAAAGATCAGCATCTCAAACTAAAACTTGCAGTAGGCTCACATTCGGTTGATGCGATTGCATTTAATGCCATGGATCGGTTTGAATTCAACCCGATGCTGGGTTATGTGGACTTGGTTTATACCTTGGAACGTAATGTCTTTAATGGCAACACCAGCCTGCAATTACAAGTTGCTTATTTAAAACAATAA
- a CDS encoding putative porin codes for MKNLNLLAVLVSACFAINAHAYQTEANGAYEHINMDDGKGNSAVISAKYYFNPVHTRNVPWAEAAFLDKASNLGGGYAYSKLKDDQDFGDLQFNMLGLQGEFYVPNTQFYLSGALHRTNVKATINGIGSDSKKSDGYNLEAGFLPISGLLLAVGVADLSDSLNPVQVAQYGFSSTLSNAAIVSGENDDTAVSLRAKYVAQIGGYYTNFEALSYIGDETTYRLGADLYLDPTLNVGVSFADSTAKDSDSIFNIHAQKFFTPQFALGVGYTTTDGMDAFALNGTVRF; via the coding sequence ATGAAAAATTTAAATCTTCTTGCAGTACTTGTGAGTGCTTGCTTTGCAATCAATGCCCATGCTTATCAAACTGAAGCCAACGGTGCATATGAACATATCAATATGGATGATGGCAAAGGCAATAGTGCCGTGATCAGCGCTAAATATTATTTTAATCCGGTACACACCCGAAATGTGCCTTGGGCAGAAGCGGCGTTCTTAGATAAAGCTTCAAATCTTGGCGGTGGCTATGCTTATAGCAAACTTAAAGATGACCAAGATTTCGGTGATTTACAGTTTAATATGCTAGGACTACAAGGTGAGTTCTACGTTCCAAATACACAGTTCTATCTTTCTGGTGCCCTACATCGTACCAATGTTAAAGCGACAATCAATGGGATCGGCTCAGATTCTAAAAAGAGTGATGGCTATAACTTAGAAGCAGGTTTCCTGCCAATCTCTGGATTACTCCTTGCTGTCGGCGTTGCAGATTTATCGGATAGCTTAAATCCAGTACAGGTTGCTCAATATGGCTTTAGCAGTACTCTCTCAAATGCAGCAATCGTGTCGGGGGAAAATGACGATACCGCAGTTTCTTTGCGTGCTAAATATGTCGCACAAATTGGTGGTTACTATACCAACTTTGAAGCGCTCAGCTATATTGGTGATGAAACAACCTACCGTTTAGGCGCAGATCTTTATCTTGATCCAACGCTTAATGTTGGTGTCTCATTTGCTGACTCTACCGCAAAAGACTCAGACAGTATTTTTAATATTCATGCTCAGAAATTCTTCACACCACAATTTGCTTTAGGTGTGGGTTATACCACTACAGATGGTATGGATGCTTTTGCACTCAACGGAACGGTACGTTTCTGA
- a CDS encoding putative porin, whose protein sequence is MKKLAIASALLSAIAVTGTAHAYQAEVGGSYTYKDQDRFGDSDRFSVDGKYYFNPVQTRNAPLAEAAFLDRASNVSAQYAYEKDDAIKNNQYGAGIEYFVPNSDFYLSGTIGREEIKPNSNYLDGKVKINHYAGEVGYLPAPGLLIAAGAKTVDVKDGDRETSPTLRAKYVTKVGQNDVNLEAYSAFGDNKEVKLKGDYFIDKTLSVGVDYQKLKYDDTIVNSNEWGISAKKFFNQQVSLEGRVGFGNDKSYIDNDYTSFGLRAAYRF, encoded by the coding sequence ATGAAAAAATTAGCAATTGCATCAGCACTTTTATCTGCAATCGCAGTAACTGGCACTGCTCATGCTTATCAAGCTGAGGTCGGTGGTTCTTATACCTATAAAGACCAAGATCGTTTTGGTGACAGTGATCGTTTCAGCGTAGATGGTAAGTATTATTTCAATCCAGTACAAACACGTAATGCACCACTTGCAGAAGCAGCGTTCCTTGACCGTGCAAGCAATGTAAGTGCACAGTACGCTTATGAAAAAGATGATGCCATTAAAAACAACCAGTATGGCGCAGGAATTGAATACTTCGTTCCAAACTCTGATTTCTACTTAAGCGGTACTATTGGTCGTGAAGAAATCAAACCAAATAGCAACTACCTTGATGGCAAAGTAAAAATTAACCACTATGCGGGTGAAGTGGGTTATTTACCAGCACCTGGTTTATTAATTGCTGCGGGTGCAAAAACTGTTGACGTTAAAGATGGTGATCGTGAAACCAGTCCAACACTTCGTGCCAAGTATGTGACTAAAGTGGGTCAGAATGACGTCAATCTAGAAGCTTATAGTGCTTTTGGTGACAACAAAGAAGTGAAATTAAAAGGTGATTACTTCATCGACAAAACGTTAAGTGTTGGTGTAGATTATCAAAAACTTAAATATGATGACACTATCGTTAATTCGAATGAATGGGGTATTTCTGCGAAGAAATTCTTCAATCAACAAGTAAGCCTAGAAGGCCGTGTAGGTTTCGGTAACGACAAGTCATATATTGACAACGATTACACCTCTTTCGGTCTTCGTGCTGCATACCGTTTCTAA
- the prfB gene encoding peptide chain release factor 2 (programmed frameshift) — MEINPYLIQLKDLADRSQTLRGYLDYDLKVERLEEVLRELEDPAIWNDQNRAQTIAKEKGSLENTIGVFDRLAEQLDDAKAMLDLAVEADDESLLLDVQAELDSAEEALGNLEFRRMFSNPMDPNPCFLEIQSGSGGTEAQDWASMLLRMYLRWIERHGFKAELMEVSDGDVAGIKSATIRVDGEFAYGWLRTESGVHRLVRKSPFDSNNNRHTSFSAVFISPEIDDNIEIDINPSDVRTDTYRASGAGGQHINKTDSAVRLTHAPTGIVVACQNQRSQHANRDHAWKQLRAKLYELEMSKRNEAAQALEDSKSDIGWGSQIRSYVLDDSRIKDLRTGVENSNTKAVLDGDLDKFIEASLKQGL, encoded by the exons GTGGAAATTAATCCGTATTTAATTCAATTGAAAGATTTAGCTGATCGTAGCCAAACACTACGGGGGTATCTT GACTACGATCTAAAGGTTGAGCGTTTAGAAGAAGTTTTAAGAGAATTAGAAGACCCTGCGATTTGGAATGATCAAAACCGTGCTCAAACCATCGCCAAAGAAAAGGGCAGTTTAGAAAATACCATTGGTGTGTTTGATCGTCTTGCTGAACAGTTAGATGATGCTAAGGCTATGCTTGACCTTGCAGTTGAAGCAGATGATGAAAGTTTATTATTGGATGTTCAGGCTGAGTTGGACAGTGCTGAAGAAGCTCTGGGCAATCTTGAATTCCGCCGTATGTTTAGCAATCCAATGGATCCAAATCCATGCTTCCTTGAGATCCAGTCTGGTTCGGGTGGTACTGAGGCTCAAGACTGGGCGTCGATGTTATTACGTATGTATTTACGCTGGATCGAACGTCATGGCTTTAAAGCTGAGCTGATGGAAGTCTCTGACGGTGATGTGGCAGGAATTAAATCAGCCACCATCCGTGTTGATGGTGAGTTTGCCTATGGTTGGTTGCGTACCGAAAGTGGCGTACATCGTTTAGTACGGAAGTCACCATTTGACAGCAACAACAACCGTCATACCTCATTCTCAGCAGTGTTTATTTCACCTGAGATTGATGACAATATCGAGATTGATATCAATCCATCCGATGTTCGTACCGATACTTACCGTGCTTCGGGGGCAGGTGGTCAGCACATTAACAAAACCGATTCTGCCGTTCGTTTAACGCACGCACCGACAGGTATCGTAGTGGCTTGTCAGAATCAGCGTTCACAGCATGCCAACCGTGACCACGCGTGGAAGCAATTACGTGCCAAACTTTATGAGCTCGAAATGAGCAAGCGTAATGAAGCTGCTCAAGCCTTGGAAGACTCGAAGTCTGATATCGGTTGGGGCAGTCAGATTCGTTCGTATGTGTTAGATGACTCACGTATTAAAGACTTGCGTACCGGAGTGGAAAATTCCAATACCAAAGCCGTGTTAGATGGTGACTTGGATAAGTTCATTGAAGCAAGTTTGAAGCAAGGTTTATAA
- a CDS encoding ArsR/SmtB family transcription factor has translation MDIDVISKALANPLRRQILQWLKEPEQFLPVEQCGGSFERGVCAGHIERLGKVAQSTMSNHLSVLQQAGLIKVEKYGQWSYFTRNEALIQQYIEHLKQAL, from the coding sequence ATGGATATTGATGTTATAAGCAAAGCCTTAGCCAATCCATTACGTCGACAGATCTTGCAATGGTTGAAAGAGCCTGAGCAATTTCTACCCGTTGAGCAATGTGGTGGTAGTTTTGAACGGGGCGTATGTGCAGGGCACATCGAACGTTTAGGTAAAGTTGCGCAATCGACCATGTCGAATCATTTGTCTGTATTGCAACAGGCAGGTTTGATCAAGGTCGAGAAATATGGACAGTGGTCTTATTTCACACGTAATGAAGCTTTGATTCAGCAATATATCGAACATTTAAAACAAGCACTTTAA
- a CDS encoding alkene reductase: MAELNSTLQVGDFTIKNRLVLAPLTRARSGAQRIPNDLMVEYYQQRANAGLIITEATVISPKAAGYANTPGLWSQEQAQAWHKIVEAVHAQGSKIVVQLWHVGRISHPDLLDGDTPVAPSAIQPAGEVSLLRPKRPFVTPRALSHEEIQEIVAQYRNAAEQAKAAGFDGVELHAANGYLIDQFLQSSTNQRDDEYGGSIENRARLLLQVVDTFIEVWGAGRVGVHLAPRGDSHDMGDENPLATFGYVVEQLDQRKVGFIFTREYEAADSLLPKLRPKFKGVWIANEGLTADSAKRILATGQADAVAFGKQYIANPDLLDRLQHDLPLNPLQPQTLYGDGAEGYTDYPVFEQLEA, encoded by the coding sequence ATGGCTGAACTAAATTCTACTTTGCAAGTAGGTGATTTCACGATTAAAAACCGTCTGGTTTTAGCTCCTTTAACCAGAGCGCGTAGCGGTGCACAGCGTATTCCAAACGATTTGATGGTGGAATATTACCAACAACGTGCCAATGCTGGCCTGATCATTACCGAAGCAACGGTGATTAGCCCAAAAGCAGCAGGGTATGCCAATACACCAGGTTTGTGGTCGCAAGAACAAGCGCAGGCATGGCATAAAATTGTTGAAGCCGTACACGCACAAGGTTCAAAAATTGTGGTTCAGCTCTGGCATGTCGGTCGTATTTCACATCCAGACCTATTGGATGGTGATACACCTGTGGCACCTAGTGCGATTCAACCTGCGGGTGAAGTAAGTTTACTTCGTCCAAAGCGTCCTTTTGTGACACCACGTGCCTTATCGCATGAGGAAATTCAAGAAATCGTTGCGCAGTATAGAAATGCAGCTGAACAGGCCAAAGCCGCTGGGTTTGATGGTGTGGAACTGCATGCTGCGAACGGCTATCTGATCGATCAATTTCTACAAAGTAGCACCAACCAGCGTGATGATGAGTACGGTGGTTCAATTGAAAACCGTGCGCGTTTATTACTGCAAGTGGTAGATACCTTCATCGAGGTGTGGGGCGCTGGCCGAGTGGGCGTACATCTTGCACCACGCGGTGATTCACACGATATGGGTGATGAGAATCCGTTGGCAACGTTTGGCTATGTGGTCGAGCAATTAGATCAGCGTAAAGTGGGTTTTATTTTCACGCGTGAATATGAAGCTGCAGATAGCTTATTACCTAAATTACGTCCTAAATTTAAAGGGGTGTGGATTGCCAATGAAGGTTTAACGGCGGATTCTGCGAAACGTATTTTGGCGACAGGCCAAGCAGATGCGGTTGCATTTGGTAAACAATACATTGCCAATCCGGATTTATTGGACCGTTTACAGCATGATTTGCCTTTAAATCCACTTCAACCTCAAACCTTGTATGGTGATGGTGCTGAGGGATATACCGATTATCCTGTCTTTGAACAGTTAGAAGCTTAA